A DNA window from Malus domestica chromosome 12, GDT2T_hap1 contains the following coding sequences:
- the LOC103456285 gene encoding uncharacterized protein isoform X2, protein MGLPDGSGDLLSEMDGDAFRRLFPLQFYESHFVKSTRPDGRSLTEARETSSALVASADGSALVKIGSTTMLAAIKMEVMTPPTESPDEGCIAIDFHMPPICSPTVRPGRPADAAPVVSKQLSDTILSSGMVNLKELSLISGKAAWMAYLDIYCLDADGALFDAALLSAVAAFSHLQIPVVSMNDEGKVVVMFEEQGGKEAVNNGKRKLTLSSIPFSLTCILHKKYILADPTAEEESIMETLVTVVLDSSGQLVSLYKPGGPVLAYTSVIQDCVALTRQRARELQAILDEAISGMEVD, encoded by the exons ATGGGGCTTCCTGATGGTTCTGGGGATTTGCTGTCCGAAATGGACGGGGATGCTTTCAGACGTCTATTTCCTCTTCAGTTTTATGAGAGCCATTTTGTTAAATCTACACGCCCTGATGGCAGGTCACTAACCGAAGCTAGAGAGACTTCTTCAGCCCTTG TTGCATCCGCTGATGGGTCAGCATTAGTAAAGATTGGTTCAACT ACAATGCTCGCTGCAATAAAAATGGAAGTCATGACCCCTCCAACAGAGTCACCAGATGAAGGCTGCATAG CAATTGATTTCCACATGCCTCCAATTTGTTCTCCAACTGTTAGGCCTGGCAGGCCCGCTGATGCAGCACCGGTTGTGTCAAAGCAGCTATCTGACACTATTTTAAG TTCTGGCATGGTTAATTTGAAGGAGCTATCCTTAATCAGTGGAAAAGCTGCTTGGATGGCCTACTTG GACATATATTGTTTGGATGCTGATGGTGCTCTTTTCGATGCAGCTTTGCTGTCAGCAGTTGCTGCCTTTTCTCACT TGCAGATTCCGGTAGTTTCgatgaatgatgaaggaaaagtagTAGTTATGTTTGAGGAACAAGGTGGGAAGGAGGCAGTCAATAACGGGAAGAGGAAACTCACACTAAGCAGTATTCCATTTTCATTGACGTGCATACTTCATAAGAAATACATCTTGGCTGACCCTACAGCAGAGGAAGAGTCCATCATGGAAACTCTTGTAACTGTGGTTTTGGATTCATCCGGTCAACTTGTGTCTCTTTACAAGCCCGGTGGACCAGTTCTTGCCTATACCTCAGTTATCCAG GACTGTGTTGCGCTGACTAGACAAAGAGCGAGGGAGCTTCAGGCGATTTTAGATGAAGCCATCTCTGGTATGGAGGTTGATTAG
- the LOC103456285 gene encoding uncharacterized protein isoform X1, which produces MGLPDGSGDLLSEMDGDAFRRLFPLQFYESHFVKSTRPDGRSLTEARETSSALGAVASADGSALVKIGSTTMLAAIKMEVMTPPTESPDEGCIAIDFHMPPICSPTVRPGRPADAAPVVSKQLSDTILSSGMVNLKELSLISGKAAWMAYLDIYCLDADGALFDAALLSAVAAFSHLQIPVVSMNDEGKVVVMFEEQGGKEAVNNGKRKLTLSSIPFSLTCILHKKYILADPTAEEESIMETLVTVVLDSSGQLVSLYKPGGPVLAYTSVIQDCVALTRQRARELQAILDEAISGMEVD; this is translated from the exons ATGGGGCTTCCTGATGGTTCTGGGGATTTGCTGTCCGAAATGGACGGGGATGCTTTCAGACGTCTATTTCCTCTTCAGTTTTATGAGAGCCATTTTGTTAAATCTACACGCCCTGATGGCAGGTCACTAACCGAAGCTAGAGAGACTTCTTCAGCCCTTG GTGCAGTTGCATCCGCTGATGGGTCAGCATTAGTAAAGATTGGTTCAACT ACAATGCTCGCTGCAATAAAAATGGAAGTCATGACCCCTCCAACAGAGTCACCAGATGAAGGCTGCATAG CAATTGATTTCCACATGCCTCCAATTTGTTCTCCAACTGTTAGGCCTGGCAGGCCCGCTGATGCAGCACCGGTTGTGTCAAAGCAGCTATCTGACACTATTTTAAG TTCTGGCATGGTTAATTTGAAGGAGCTATCCTTAATCAGTGGAAAAGCTGCTTGGATGGCCTACTTG GACATATATTGTTTGGATGCTGATGGTGCTCTTTTCGATGCAGCTTTGCTGTCAGCAGTTGCTGCCTTTTCTCACT TGCAGATTCCGGTAGTTTCgatgaatgatgaaggaaaagtagTAGTTATGTTTGAGGAACAAGGTGGGAAGGAGGCAGTCAATAACGGGAAGAGGAAACTCACACTAAGCAGTATTCCATTTTCATTGACGTGCATACTTCATAAGAAATACATCTTGGCTGACCCTACAGCAGAGGAAGAGTCCATCATGGAAACTCTTGTAACTGTGGTTTTGGATTCATCCGGTCAACTTGTGTCTCTTTACAAGCCCGGTGGACCAGTTCTTGCCTATACCTCAGTTATCCAG GACTGTGTTGCGCTGACTAGACAAAGAGCGAGGGAGCTTCAGGCGATTTTAGATGAAGCCATCTCTGGTATGGAGGTTGATTAG